A window of Sagittula sp. P11 genomic DNA:
CGGCGTCGACCTCCTTCAGGGCGTGGTCATGCTCTTCCGGCTGCAGGATGATCAGCGACTTGCCCAGCGCCGCGGCATAGCCCGCGTCGAAGGCCGCGTTCCACTGCTTGTACTTCTCGCCGAAGCGCACCACGACCACGTCGGCCTCCGCGATGCCCTTGCGGGTGCGGATCGCGTTCAGCTTGGCGCCCTTGTGGTCGTGCCAGAACTTGTCGTCCTCCGCCCCGAGGATCGCCACCCCGCAATCGTCGCTGTTGCCGTGATCCGTCACCGGACCGTCGAAATCGATGCCCAGACCCGCCGCGCCGTCGCGGATGCGGTCGCGCCAGTCGGTGTGGATCTCGCCCGACAGGTAAACCCTGAATGCCATGCTGCGGCCTCCCCTTCGCTTGGATGATCCCAGACACCTAACCGACCCGCCCGGAATGGCAAGTCACCGCCCGTCGAGCGCCCTCAGACCGATCCACGCCCCCGCGAGGATCAGCAGCGGCAGGACCAGCACCTTGAACAGGAACACCGCCAGCAGCGCGATCAGGCTCTGCACCAGCGCGTCCGAACGGTCGTAGAGCGCGCCCGCCATGGAGGAATAGCGCTCGAACTCCATCCGCGCGCCCTGCAGCGCGCCCATGACGCCGCTCCCCTCCGACGGCACGGCAACGGCAGGATCGACCTGCGCGGTGATCTCCTCGACGATGGCGCTGTGGCGGGCCCAGACCTCCTCCGTCATGCGGTCCGCCAGCAGCGCCGACAGGAGGAACGCCCCCGGCAGGGCCAGCGCGAGGAAGGTGCCGTAAAGCCCCATCCGCCGTGCCACGTGCCCGCCCCGGCCGCGCCCCGCCGTGACCAGCGCCAACAGCGCCGCGCCCGCCAGCACCGCCCAGCCCAGGCCCGACGCGGGCGCCAGCGCCACCGACAGCGCGCCCGTCGCCACCATGACGAAGAACACCACCTGCGCGATGCGCTCGACCGTGTCGTCCACCGGCTCGAGCCATTTCAGCGGCTGCGCGCTGCCCTGCACGACAAAGCTGCCGCCGACCTCCAGTTCCTGCGCGGTCGACAGGAAGGCGTTCAGCGTCCGGAGCGTCAGGTAGGTGCCCGCGCTGGCCACGGCGATGTCGCGGGCATAGCCTTCGGCGGCGCGTGTCGCCGGGTTCCTCGCGGAAAAGGCCGCCGCCAGAAGGGCGACGGCCAGCACGAGGATCAGCACCGGGCGGAGGAGCCGCCCGGTACGGGTATCAGGGGTCAGACGTCCTTGCGGAT
This region includes:
- a CDS encoding YtoQ family protein; translated protein: MAFRVYLSGEIHTDWRDRIRDGAAGLGIDFDGPVTDHGNSDDCGVAILGAEDDKFWHDHKGAKLNAIRTRKGIAEADVVVVRFGEKYKQWNAAFDAGYAAALGKSLIILQPEEHDHALKEVDAAALAVARTPEQVVQLLAYVITGTLPG